GCCCGGCCGGAACGCGGCGGCGACATAGGCGCGCGCCTGGTCTTCGTCGAGTTCGGGCTGGAAGGTGTAGGCCATCGCCGGCGTCGGCAGGAACGCCCGGTCCATCGCCGGCGGAAAGCTGATCGGCGGGGCGCCGAAGATCGCAAAGCCGCGGGCCTGTGCGAGGTCGGGCGCGGCCTCCAGCACGATGTGCCCGCCGAGGCTCCAGCCGACGAAAATCGCATCTGCGGCGTCGAGCCTGGCCACGACCTGGCGCAAAACGGCGGCATAGCCGGGCAGGTTGTAGGTGCCGGCCGGATCGGCCGCATCGTCCGACTCGCCGTGGCCGGGCAGATCGGGCACCAGGATGCGATATTTGGCGCCGAGCGGGCTGTCGAGCTGCGGCGCGAAGGCGCGTGAGGAGGCCGAATTGCCGTGAATGAGGACGATGGTCGGTCCGCTGCCGGCGGACTGGCGGTAGGCGATCCGTCCAATGGACGTCTCGATCGTCTGGGTCTGCATGGATGGTGTCCCTTCGCACTTGCGGTGGGGATACAATACCAGCGTACCGGATTTGGGAAGGCCGCGCCGCGGCTGCGGCAGGTCTTCGGCCTGGAAGGGGTGCGGCCTCGGCGCGGGGGATCAGCGCGACCCCGGCCAAGGCCGCAGTGCGCCGATCGGCGGATCAGACGCGACCCAAAGATCATGAGTTCGTCAGACGATAGTGAGGCGCAGCGATGGTGGAATCGGCGATTATCAATGTCGAAATTGGGACCGAGGCCAATTCCGGGTCAATAACGGTTGCCGGCTCGAACTAATTGCTGACCGGATATTGCTGACCGGATCAGGATCTCTTCCGAAAACCGGCACCCACTTTTCGGCATCATGCTAACCGCCGTTGCTGTCGGTCTGCGCGTAGACCTGCTGCGCCACCTGGCGCAGTCGCTCTTTGTCGATCGGACCCGACAGCACGTAGCCGACGCCGCGATCGGCCCAGAACATCGCGCCGTCGCGGTGATCGCTGGCGTAGCGCATCTGCGTCGTGTCGGTATCGGCACGGGAGGTGTACAGCGTGAAGCGCTCGCCGTTGGCGCTCTCGTACATCAGGAACGCCGCCGGGGCGTCGGGCCCGGGCAGCAGCCGCCCGCCGATCAGCTTCAGCCCACTGCCTTCGAGTTCGGGCGCCTTGACCGGATAACCGACGCGCTTCGACAGCCATTGCTGCAGATGTGCGCGTTCGGAGCCCTCGACCTCGACGGGGTGGCGAACCTCGACGACGTAGAGCCGGTGCGCATCGAGCGCATCGACGGTGAAGCTGCGGAAGGCGTTCGGCGTTGCCGCCGCGCCGTGTGCGAACCAGCCCGCGCCGCCGCCGGCGATGAACGCCGCCAGCGTCGCCGCGATGGCGCCGGCGATCCAGCGTCGCGGTGGGCTCTCCAGCCGGGCGAGTTGCAGCCGCGGCGGCACCGGCTCGTCGAGCACCCGGTCGTAGCGGGCGTGCAGCGCCTCGGCCATCGCGCGCCACGACGCGACGCGTTCGGCGTCCGCCGGATGCGTCGCCAGCCAAGCCTCGACGTCGCCGCGCCGCTCGGCCGGCAGTTCGCCGTCGACATAGGCGTGCAGTTCGTCTTCGGTCACGGGGATCTCGGGGTCAGTCATGGGCACAACTCTTCAGCGTCAAAACATGATCGGCGTCATCCTGAGGAGCCGTCGCGCAGCGACGGCCTCGAAGGATGGGCCCGTGTGTTGCGGCGCATCCTTCGAGGCTCGCCGCAAGCGGCGAGCACCCCGGATCAAGTCCGGGGCAGGCTCTCAGGAGGACGGCCCCGATCTGCGGCTGACGATGCATCATCATTTCACCCGCCTCAGCATCGGCTTCTCGCCATCCAGGCTGGCGCGGATATGGGCGCGGGCGCGGGCGAGACGGGACATCACGGTGCCGATCGGCACCCCCTGAATGTCCGCGACCTCGCGGTAGCTCAGACCTTCCAGCGCCACCAGCAGCAGCGCCGCCCGCTGCTCCTCGACCAGGGTCGCCAAGGCACGGGCGATATCGCCGCCCTCGGCCTCGGTTCCGCTGGCGTCGGCGCCGGTATCGGTCCACGGCATCAAGGTCGGTCGACGCGCCAGCGCGCGACGGCGGTTGCGGTTGAGATTGGTCAGAATGGTGTACAGCCAGCTCCGCAAATCGCCGCCGAGAAACAGCTTTTCCGAGCGCAGCGCCCGCACCAGCGTGTCCTGCACCAGATCGTCGGCAATATCGGTGTCGCGCGCCAGCGCGCGGGCGTATCGCCGCAACGCCGGAATCATCGCCTCGACCCCGTCCCGAAACTCGTTCATCGCTCCGATCGCCCCGACCTGGCTTTCCATGCGGCCGTGTCCCGACGATGTCGGCGGCGCCGGGAATCATAACACCAGCGCAGGGCAGCTATTCCATCGCCCCAAGAATGCGCCAAAACGGCTGAATTTGCTGCGAAAATGGGGGCTGTACCCGGCCCGGCCGCTGGTGTAGGTCCAGAGCCCAATCAAGGCGATAGGATACGACATGGTGACCGGTTCGGGTCTGATGCAAGGCAAGCGTGGGGTGATTCTGGGCGTGGCCAACAACCGCTCGATCGCCTGGGGCATCGCCAAGGCCTGCCGCGCCCATGGCGCGGAGATCGCGCTGACCTGGCAGGGCGACGCGCTGAAGAAGCGGGTGATGCCGCTGGCGGCCGAACTCGACGGCATTTTGGTCGGGCATTGCGACGTCACCGATCCGGCCACCATCGATGCGGTGTTCGACGAACTGAAGGCGAAATGGGGCAAGATCGACTTCGTCGTCCATGCCATCGCGTTCTCCGACAAGGACCAGCTCGACGGCCGTTATGTCGAGACCACCGCCGACAACTTCTCCAAGACGATGCTGATCTCGTGCTATTCGCTGACCGCGATCGCGCAGCGCGCCGAGAAGCTGATGCCGGACGGCGGCTCGATCCTGACGCTGACCTATTACGGCGCCGAGAAGTGGATGCCGCATTACAACGTGATGGGCGTCGCCAAGGCCGCGCTCGAAGCCAGCGTGCGTTACCTCGCGGCCGATCTCGGCGAGAAGAACATCCGCGTCAACGCGATCTCGGCCGGCCCGATCAAGACGCTGGCGGCGTCGGGCATCGGCGACTTCCGCTACATCCTGAAATGGAACGAATACAATTCGCCGATGCGGCGCACGGTGACGATCGAGGAGGTCGGCGACAGCGCGCTGTATTTCCTGTCCGGCCTGTCGCGCGGCGTCACCGGCGAAATCCACCACGTCGATTCCGGCTACCACGTCGTCGGCATGAAGCGCCCCGACGCGCCGGACATTTCGCTGGCGAAGGACTGAGCGCGGCGACCATCTCCGAGCCATCATCCTGAGGTGCTCGCCCGCAAGGGCGAGCCTCGAAGGATGCGGACACGCGCACAGCCGGTGCCTTGCGGCCCATCCTTCGAGGCTCGCTGTGCTCGCACCCCGGATCAAGTCCGGGGCAGGCTCTCAGGATGACGGAGCGCAAGTCGAGGACCTGCACCCGCTGGCGTTTTCACTTATCAAACAGCCACGCCAATTTGTTCTCGCGGCGCCTAAGCGTCCGAGGTGTGCACCCGTCGCTTCACAGCGAGGGGTGGGGGCGCGCCGGTCGGCGCGGGGTTTGGTGGTGGTTCTCGCGATCACTTCTTGCGAAGGATCGCGCATCGCCTTCCGGCGCGCCCACCGCGGCGCTTTCTGTCTTCGGGCCCGTGCTTCCGTTGACAGGCAAGGGTAATGAAACCCCACGGTCCGGCGGATTACGCCGCCTTCGCCTGCCCCCGTGCAGCGAACTAACAAGTCGCAGAGCCTCGTTGTAGGCCCGGACGGGTCCCCGAAGCCTCCCGGACGCGTGCTTGCGAGGCACAGCGCGCAGGACGCCGCGTCCATCCGATCCCACCGGCACAGCGCCGGCTTCATCGAACCATCGTTCCGGACCGGTTGCCCGGCCCGCCGATCTGTCCCGCTTCAAAAGCGCCCTCGAGAAGCGCCCCTCACGGACAGGACGATGCGGACTATAATCATAATAGGATTATTGTCAAGAGGTGAGCGGCGTCTTCCTTCTCCCCTCGTGGGAGAAGGTGGCGCGGACGCAGTCCGCGTCGGATGAGGGGGCGGCCGCGCCAATCTCCTATGCACTGCACGTGGCACCCCCTCACCCGGCGAGCTTCGCTCGCCACCCTCTCCCACAAGGGGAGAGGGTCGGTTTGACCCTGTCCGGCCGGCGCGTTACCACACCGGCGCATGTCTCGAGAGGCGGGTCCGCCATGTCGTTCAATACCTTCGGCCACATGTTTCGTGTCACCACGTTCGGCGAAAGCCACGGGGTGGCGATCGGCTGCGTGGTCGACGGCTGTCCGCCGCTGATCCCGCTGACCGAGGCCGACATCCAGGGCGACCTCGACCGCCGCCGGCCGGGGCAGTCGCGCTTCACCACGCAGCGCCAGGAAGCCGACCAGGTGAAGATCCTGTCCGGCGTGATGGCGCATCCGGAGACCGGCGTGCAGGTCACCACCGGGACGCCGATCGCGCTCTTGATCGAGAACACCGACCAGCGCTCCAAGGATTATTCCGAGATCCAGAACAAGTTTCGGCCCGGCCATGCCGACTTCACCTATGAGGCGAAATACGGCATCCGCGACTATCGCGGCGGCGGCCGCTCCTCGGCGCGCGAGACCGCGACCCGCGTCGCCGCCGGCGCGGTGGCGCGCAAGGTGATCGCCGGCATGACCGTGCGCGGCGCGCTGGTGCAGATCGGCCCGCACCAGATCGACCGCGACAAATGGGACTGGGCCGAGATCGGCAACAACCCGTTCTTCTGCCCCGACAAGGACAAGGCGGCGTTCTTCGCCGATTATCTCGACGGCATCCGCAAGAGCGGCTCGTCGATCGGCGCGGTGATCGAAGTGGTCGCCGAAGGCGTGCCCGCGGGCCTCGGCGCGCCGATCTACGCCAAGCTCGACACCGACCTCGCCGCGGCGCTGATGAGCATCAACGCGGTCAAGGGCGTCGAGATCGGCGACGGCTTCGCCACCGCGGCGCTGACCGGCGAGGAGAACGCTGACGAGATGCGGATGGGCAATGCCGGCCCGCAATTTCTGTCGAACCATGCGGGCGGCATTTTGGGCGGCATCTCCACGGGGCAGCCGGTGGTGGCGCGGTTCGCGGTGAAGCCGACCTCGTCGATCCTGTCGCCGCGCAAGACCATCGATCGCGCCGGCCACGACACCGATATCCTGACCAAGGGCCGCCACGACCCCTGCGTCGGCATCCGCGCGGTCCCGGTCGGCGAGGCGATGGTCGCCTGCGTGCTGGCCGATCATCTGCTGCGCCACCGCGGGCAGGTCGGCTAGATCGCCTCGGAGGCGCCGCGGCGTGTGCGCCGGCAGCGGCATGGCTGGGGATCTGCCATGAACGGTACCCCGGTCCCAAAGCCGATGCGTTCCGCTAGGATGGCCCGATGCAGTCACAACCATTTCACGACCTGATCGACTGGCTGATCGACGGCGCGCGCTCCGAGGCCGAGCCGGTCGCCATGATGACGCGCACCTGCGAGCGGCTGGTCGCGGCCGGGCTGCCGCTGCACCGTGTCGGCGTCTTCGTCGAAACGCTGCATCCGGACATCTATGGCTACGGCTTCGTCTGGCGCGACGGGCAGGGGATCGTCACCAGCGAAACCACGGTGGACGTCGAGAGCCTGGAAGAATATCAGCGCAGTCCGCTGAAGCTGATGTACGACAGCGGCGGCGAAGTCCGGTTTCGTCTCGACGACCCCGCCAGCAGGGCGTACCCGTTTTTCGACGATATGCGCGGCGAAGGCGTCACCGACTATCTGGCGCTGCCGCTGACTTTCATGGACCGCAGTATCAACGGCGCCAGCTTCAGCACGCGACGGCCGGGCGGTTTCAGCGACGACGAACTGGTCGCGTTGCGGCGGCTCACCGGGCCGCTGGCACGGCTGATCGAGGTGATCAGCCTGCGCGCGATCGCCACGACGCTGCTCGACACTTATGTCGGCAACCGTGCCGGCGCACGCATCCTCGCCGGCCAGATCCGGCGCGGCCACACCGACACCATGCGCACGGCGATCTGGCTGTCGGACCTGCGTGGTTTCACCGCGCTGTCGGACCGGCTGCCGCCGGAGGTCGTGGTCAAGCTGCTCAACGCTTACTTCGATTGCCAGGTCGGACCGATCCTGCGCAATGGCGGCGAGGTGCTGAAATTCATGGGCGACGGCCTGCTGGCGGTGTTTCCGATCGCCGCCGACGGCGGCGACGAAGCCGACGTCTGCGCCCGGATGCTCGCCGCCGCGCATGAATGCCGCGGCACCGTCGCGGCGATGAACTACATCGAGGGCAACCACATCATCGAGGGCTTCCGTTTCGGCGTCGCGCTGCATGTCGGCTCGGTGCTCTACGGCAATATCGGCGGCGGCAACCGGCTCGACTTCACCTGCATCGGGCCCGCCGTCAATCTCGCCGCCCGGCTGGAGCGGATCGCCGGACGGCTCGGCCGCACCGTCGTCGCCTCGTCGGATTTCATCGGCCTGTGCGGCGAGGGCTTCGTCGAACTCGGCGAGTTCCCGATCGACGGACTGTCGCACACCGAGCGGGTCTACGGTCTCGAAGTCGAGACGCTGCAGGCGGCGGAGGGATTGTAGATCGGCGCTCCCTCGCCCCGCTCTTGCGGGGAGAGGGTTGGGGTGAGGGGCGACGCGAGTCTCTGACTCTCGGCCTCGCGGAGACGCCCCCTCACCCGGATCATCGCTGCGCGCTGATCCGACCTCTCCCCGCGCGCGGGGAGAGGTGACGACTGCCGCTACTCCTCCGGCTCGGTGGTGAACAGCAGCGGATAGCCCTTGGCGCGGCCGGCGTCGGTGGCGCGGGTGGCCTTGGTCTCGGCGATGTCCTTGGTGAACACCGCCACCACGCAGACGCCGCGCTGATGCGCGGTCAGCATGACTTTGTACGCCTGTTCCTCGGTCATGCGGAACTCGGACTTGAGGATCATCACCACGAAATCGCGCGGCGTGAAGTCGTCGTTGACGAGAATCACCTTGTACAGTTTCGGCCGTTCCAGCTTCGGCTTGGCCTTGGCTGTCGGCTTGGTGACGACGTTGCTCATGCGGTTCGACCGGTTGGTGCCGGCGCAGTTTACAACCCCGCGCGCAATCGCGAAACCGCCGGCCGACCGGTCGGCTGCGCGATTTCAGTGCAGCGCGGCATGTCCGGTGACCCGGCCGATACTATCAGTGACTGAAACGTGATCGTGGAGGAACCGGCTTTGCCGCTTTTCGCCCGGATGATTGCGTGTCACGATTACGTCACCTCGACCGGAGGGCACGCGATGCGCTGGTGGGTCTCGATCGGAGCGGCTGTTGCCGTCGTTACTGCGGCCGGCATGGTCGCGGGCCTGGCGGCGCCGAACCGGACGGCGCCGATTGCCGACCGGTCCGACGGCGCCAAAGAGGTCGACGTCGAGTTGATACTCGCCGTCGACGTCTCCTACTCGATGGATGTCGACGAACTCGCGGTGCAGCGCGAGGGCTATGCCGAGGCGCTGCGCTCCCCGGATTTTCTCAAGACGCTGAAGACCGGGCCGAACGGCCGCATCGCCGTGACCTATTTCGAATGGGCCGCCGCCGGCGATCAGAAGATCATCCTCGCCTGGCAGTTGATCGACGGCCCGGAATCCGCCGACGCGGTCGCGGCCGAGATCATGAAAGCGCCGCTGCGGCGGGCGTCGCGCACCTCGATCTCCGGGGCGATCGCTTTCGCGGTGCCGCTGTTCGATCAGAACCCGTATCACGGCCTGCGCCGCGTCATCGACATCTCCGGCGACGGCCCCAACAACAACGGCGAACCGGTGACGCTGGCGCGCGACGCCGCGGTCGGGAAGGGCATCGTCATCAACGGCCTGCCGATCATGGTCAAGGAGCCGTCCTACTCGACCATGGATATCGAGAATCTGGATTATTACTACGAGGATTGCGTGATCGGCGGGCCGGGCGCGTTCGTGGTGACGATCAAGGACCGCGCCAAGTTCAAGGAGGCGATCCACACCAAACTGGTGATGGAAGTCGCCGGCCTGCCGCCACCCGCGCGCATCGTGCCGGCGGCCGACAAGGAGCAGACCCCGCGGGTGTCGTGCCTGGCCGGCGAGAAGATCTGGCAGGATCGCTGGGGGCGTTAGTCAGTACCCCCTCTCCACGTCATTCCGGGGCGCGCGGAGCGCCCAGCCTCTCGCTTGTCATTCCGGGGCGCCGCGTAGCGGCGAACCCGGAATCCCGCGATGTTCTGCAACGCGGATGCGGGATTGCGTCGTCGATGCGCGCGGCGTGCTCGGAATGCCCTGAACCTCGAGATTCCGGGTTCGCGAGCTTCGCTCGCGCCCCGGAATGACGGAGTCAAAATTGGACGGGTGTCGTTGGTCACCCCGCCGCCACCCAATTGCCGTGGAAGCCGTCCGGGACGCGGTGGCCGAGTTGGACCAGCGCGATCGGGCCGCCCGCGATGTCGGCGGCGTCGAACACCGCGAGGTCGCTGCGGTTCTCGCAGCCGCGCCAGATCACCGTGAGGATCCAGCCATCGGCTTCCGCCGCATCCGGCGTGCGCGGCACGAACACCGGCTCGCCGATGCTGTCGCCGGTCGGCAGCAGATAGCGGGCGCGGCGATCGCCGTTGCCGTCGACATGCACCAGCCCCGTCAGCATCCCGAGCGTCGGCGTCTCCGGGCTGGCGCAGGCGTACCAGCCATGGCCGCTGCGCAGGCCGGCGCGGCGCTCGTCGATCCGCGGGAATTCGCCGCTGATGTCGTCGAGATAGCTGCGCGTGAAGGCGTTGGTGTTGCCGGCGAGGTCGAAGCTCCAGCGGCACAGCCGGGCGCGGCCCTTCTCCGGATCGGTGCGGCGGCCGTCCGGATGGGTGAACAGCGGCGCTTCCTCGGATTGCATCACGTCGGCGACGATCTTGGTGCCGTCCTCCCACGCGTTCATGACGTGGAACACGAAGCAG
The DNA window shown above is from Rhodopseudomonas palustris HaA2 and carries:
- a CDS encoding alpha/beta fold hydrolase, which translates into the protein MQTQTIETSIGRIAYRQSAGSGPTIVLIHGNSASSRAFAPQLDSPLGAKYRILVPDLPGHGESDDAADPAGTYNLPGYAAVLRQVVARLDAADAIFVGWSLGGHIVLEAAPDLAQARGFAIFGAPPISFPPAMDRAFLPTPAMAYTFQPELDEDQARAYVAAAFRPGVGELPAEMVADVLRTDGRARGQLAASIRPGGYRDEVAVAADLKQPLAVLHGAEEQLVNGAYFDTLTMPTLWRGRVQVIDDAGHLPQWEQAKRFNALLDAFVTEANA
- a CDS encoding anti-sigma factor family protein → MTDPEIPVTEDELHAYVDGELPAERRGDVEAWLATHPADAERVASWRAMAEALHARYDRVLDEPVPPRLQLARLESPPRRWIAGAIAATLAAFIAGGGAGWFAHGAAATPNAFRSFTVDALDAHRLYVVEVRHPVEVEGSERAHLQQWLSKRVGYPVKAPELEGSGLKLIGGRLLPGPDAPAAFLMYESANGERFTLYTSRADTDTTQMRYASDHRDGAMFWADRGVGYVLSGPIDKERLRQVAQQVYAQTDSNGG
- a CDS encoding sigma-70 family RNA polymerase sigma factor, giving the protein MNEFRDGVEAMIPALRRYARALARDTDIADDLVQDTLVRALRSEKLFLGGDLRSWLYTILTNLNRNRRRALARRPTLMPWTDTGADASGTEAEGGDIARALATLVEEQRAALLLVALEGLSYREVADIQGVPIGTVMSRLARARAHIRASLDGEKPMLRRVK
- the fabI gene encoding enoyl-ACP reductase FabI produces the protein MVTGSGLMQGKRGVILGVANNRSIAWGIAKACRAHGAEIALTWQGDALKKRVMPLAAELDGILVGHCDVTDPATIDAVFDELKAKWGKIDFVVHAIAFSDKDQLDGRYVETTADNFSKTMLISCYSLTAIAQRAEKLMPDGGSILTLTYYGAEKWMPHYNVMGVAKAALEASVRYLAADLGEKNIRVNAISAGPIKTLAASGIGDFRYILKWNEYNSPMRRTVTIEEVGDSALYFLSGLSRGVTGEIHHVDSGYHVVGMKRPDAPDISLAKD
- the aroC gene encoding chorismate synthase, whose product is MSFNTFGHMFRVTTFGESHGVAIGCVVDGCPPLIPLTEADIQGDLDRRRPGQSRFTTQRQEADQVKILSGVMAHPETGVQVTTGTPIALLIENTDQRSKDYSEIQNKFRPGHADFTYEAKYGIRDYRGGGRSSARETATRVAAGAVARKVIAGMTVRGALVQIGPHQIDRDKWDWAEIGNNPFFCPDKDKAAFFADYLDGIRKSGSSIGAVIEVVAEGVPAGLGAPIYAKLDTDLAAALMSINAVKGVEIGDGFATAALTGEENADEMRMGNAGPQFLSNHAGGILGGISTGQPVVARFAVKPTSSILSPRKTIDRAGHDTDILTKGRHDPCVGIRAVPVGEAMVACVLADHLLRHRGQVG
- a CDS encoding adenylate/guanylate cyclase domain-containing protein, translating into MQSQPFHDLIDWLIDGARSEAEPVAMMTRTCERLVAAGLPLHRVGVFVETLHPDIYGYGFVWRDGQGIVTSETTVDVESLEEYQRSPLKLMYDSGGEVRFRLDDPASRAYPFFDDMRGEGVTDYLALPLTFMDRSINGASFSTRRPGGFSDDELVALRRLTGPLARLIEVISLRAIATTLLDTYVGNRAGARILAGQIRRGHTDTMRTAIWLSDLRGFTALSDRLPPEVVVKLLNAYFDCQVGPILRNGGEVLKFMGDGLLAVFPIAADGGDEADVCARMLAAAHECRGTVAAMNYIEGNHIIEGFRFGVALHVGSVLYGNIGGGNRLDFTCIGPAVNLAARLERIAGRLGRTVVASSDFIGLCGEGFVELGEFPIDGLSHTERVYGLEVETLQAAEGL
- the clpS gene encoding ATP-dependent Clp protease adapter ClpS, whose protein sequence is MSNVVTKPTAKAKPKLERPKLYKVILVNDDFTPRDFVVMILKSEFRMTEEQAYKVMLTAHQRGVCVVAVFTKDIAETKATRATDAGRAKGYPLLFTTEPEE
- a CDS encoding DUF1194 domain-containing protein gives rise to the protein MRWWVSIGAAVAVVTAAGMVAGLAAPNRTAPIADRSDGAKEVDVELILAVDVSYSMDVDELAVQREGYAEALRSPDFLKTLKTGPNGRIAVTYFEWAAAGDQKIILAWQLIDGPESADAVAAEIMKAPLRRASRTSISGAIAFAVPLFDQNPYHGLRRVIDISGDGPNNNGEPVTLARDAAVGKGIVINGLPIMVKEPSYSTMDIENLDYYYEDCVIGGPGAFVVTIKDRAKFKEAIHTKLVMEVAGLPPPARIVPAADKEQTPRVSCLAGEKIWQDRWGR